The Medicago truncatula cultivar Jemalong A17 chromosome 4, MtrunA17r5.0-ANR, whole genome shotgun sequence genome includes a region encoding these proteins:
- the LOC25492741 gene encoding BURP domain-containing protein 12: MATTLALQFLTVVLFFFMIGQDINARDLKVELQDQDQVDSNDKPYMTQYFKHEAKNQDYTTGYKIYSHESNEPYITGYGRHQVKQPDFNGPYITQYSKHEAKNPGYTTGYKTHTHESNEPYITTYGRHESKQPDSNAPYITQYFKHEARNPDYTTGYKTHTHESNGPYITAYGRHEAKQPDSNGPYITQYGKHVAKDADYTTGYKTYTHESNGPYITSYNRHETKQLDSNGPYITQYGKHEDKNPDYTTGYNTHTHESNERYITPYGRHQAKQPNSNRPYITQYGTHEAKNPDYTTRYKTHTHEAKGPYISAYGNHDAKQSESNGPYITQYGKHEAKNQDYTTGYKTHTHESNEPYITAHGRHEVKQPDSNGPYITQYGKHEAKNPDYTTGYKTHTHESNEPYITAYGKHEAKQLETNGPYITQYGKYEAKQQESNGPYIASYGKQDAKQADYLIGYISAGNDPKGPPSTNSKDLEGHPSLNLDRTEAFKVGFFNLDDLYVGNVMTLQFPIQEISRFLSKKEADSIPLAMSQLPSVFQLFSIPEDSPQAKSMLGSLEQCEAETITGETKTCVNSLESMLEFVDTIIGSYAKHNILTTTKPSSTAIPLQNYTILEVSHDIDAPKWVACHPLSYPYAIYFCHYIATGTRVFKVSLVGDANGDKMEVVGICHLDTSDWNPDHIVFRQLRVTAGKNSPMCHFLPVNHLMWVPMQPSKATM; this comes from the exons ATGGCTACTACACTAGCACTTCAGTTCCTCACAGTGgttcttttcttctttatg ATTGGCCAAGACATCAATGCCAGAGACTTGAAGGTGGAGTTGCAAGATCAGGATCAAGTGGACTCGAATGATAAACCTTACATGACTCAATATTTCAAACACGAAGCCAAGAACCAAGATTACACTACCGGGTACAAGATTTATAGCCATGAATCCAATGAACCTTACATAACTGGCTATGGTAGACATCAAGTCAAACAACCAGATTTCAATGGACCTTACATAACTCAATATAGTAAACATGAAGCCAAGAATCCAGGTTACACTACCGGGTACAAGACCCATACCCATGAATCCAATGAACCTTACATAACAACCTATGGTAGACATGAATCTAAACAACCGGATTCCAATGCACCTTACATAACTCAATATTTCAAACACGAAGCCAGGAACCCAGATTACACTACCGGGTACAAGACCCATACCCATGAATCCAATGGACCTTACATAACTGCCTATGGTAGACATGAAGCCAAACAACCAGATTCCAATGGACCTTACATAACTCAATATGGTAAACATGTAGCCAAGGACGCAGATTACACTACCGGGTACAAAACTTATACTCATGAATCCAATGGACCTTACATAACTTCCTACAATAGACATGAAACCAAACAACTAGATTCCAATGGACCTTACATAACTCAATATGGTAAACATGAAGACAAGAACCCAGATTACACTACCGGGTACAATACTCATACTCATGAATCTAATGAACGTTACATAACTCCCTATGGTAGACATCAAGCCAAACAACCGAATTCCAATAGACCTTACATAACTCAATATGGTACACATGAAGCCAAGAACCCAGATTACACTACCCGGTACAAGACCCATACCCATGAGGCCAAAGGACCTTACATAAGTGCCTATGGTAATCATGACGCCAAACAATCAGAATCCAATGGACCTTACATAACTCAATATGGTAAACATGAAGCCAAGAACCAAGATTACACTACTGGGTACAAAACCCATACCCATGAATCCAATGAACCTTACATAACTGCCCATGGTAGACATGAAGTCAAACAACCGGATTCCAATGGACCTTACATAACTCAATATGGTAAACATGAAGCCAAGAACCCAGATTACACTACCGGGTACAAGACCCATACCCATGAATCCAATGAACCTTACATAACTGCCTATGGTAAACATGAAGCCAAACAATTGGAAACCAATGGACCTTACATTACTCAATATGGTAAATATGAAGCCAAACAACAAGAATCCAATGGACCTTACATAGCTTCTTATGGTAAACAAGATGCAAAGCAAGCAGATTACCTTATCGGATACATATCTGCTGGAAATGATCCAAAAGGCCCCCCATCAACCAACTCAAAAGATCTAGAAGGCCACCCATCTCTTAACTTGGATCGCACAGAAGCTTTCAAGGTAGGATTTTTCAATTTGGATGATCTTTATGTTGGAAATGTAATGACCCTTCAATTTCCCATCCAAGAGATTTCACgtttcctctcaaaaaaagagGCTGACTCAATTCCTCTCGCAATGTCACAACTCCCAAGTGTTTTTCAACTTTTCTCAATCCCTGAAGATTCTCCTCAAGCTAAATCCATGTTAGGATCACTTGAACAGTGTGAAGCGGAAACCATTACAGGGGAGACAAAGACTTGTGTAAACTCCCTAGAGTCCATGCTCGAATTTGTTGACACGATCATTGGTTCATACGCGAAACATAATATTCTCACTACCACCAAACCCTCATCGACAGCCATCCCTTTACAGAATTACACCATTTTGGAAGTATCACATGATATTGATGCTCCCAAATGGGTAGCTTGTCATCCCCTCTCATATCCATATGCCATTTACTTTTGTCATTACATAGCTACAGGGACTAGAGTGTTCAAGGTCTCACTTGTTGGTGATGCGAATGGAGATAAAATGGAAGTTGTTGGAATTTGTCATTTGGACACATCTGATTGGAACCCAGATCATATTGTATTTAGGCAGCTTAGGGTTACCGCTGGGAAGAACTCTCCAATGTGTCACTTCTTACCTGTGAACCATCTTATGTGGGTTCCAATGCAGCCTTCAAAAGCCACCATGTGA